The following coding sequences lie in one Candidatus Phytoplasma solani genomic window:
- the tsaE gene encoding tRNA (adenosine(37)-N6)-threonylcarbamoyltransferase complex ATPase subunit type 1 TsaE, producing MIHLETITHSFLETKKLGFWLGQKLTPRTDKTIILLQGTLGSGKTAFAKGLISSLGVKQIVNSPTFVIVKTYFTSLRNIYHLDLYRATLECEFLEELLENFVKPDFLIVEFLKDCSNYFPDFDVLVKINSLNEKKRQIIIQQKAKINNI from the coding sequence ATGATCCATTTAGAAACAATCACCCATTCTTTTTTAGAAACTAAAAAACTAGGCTTTTGGCTTGGACAAAAACTAACTCCAAGAACTGATAAAACTATTATTTTGTTGCAAGGAACCTTAGGTTCTGGAAAAACTGCCTTTGCTAAAGGTTTAATCAGTTCTTTGGGGGTAAAACAAATCGTTAATAGTCCTACTTTTGTCATCGTAAAAACTTATTTTACCAGCCTACGAAATATTTATCACCTCGATTTATATCGTGCCACCTTGGAATGTGAGTTTTTGGAAGAGTTATTAGAAAACTTTGTCAAACCAGATTTTTTAATCGTTGAATTTCTAAAAGATTGTAGCAATTATTTTCCTGATTTTGATGTTTTAGTCAAAATTAATTCCTTAAACGAAAAAAAACGTCAAATTATCATCCAGCAAAAAGCTAAAATTAATAATATTTAA
- the tsaB gene encoding tRNA (adenosine(37)-N6)-threonylcarbamoyltransferase complex dimerization subunit type 1 TsaB translates to MTKKNILILDTSTKSQIVVLSQDNQIKTLQQKLIDRDHVATIIPSIDAVLQANKITLQEIDLLVVGVGPGSYTGTRVAVLTAKMLAFVLQIPLYQISSLLLLTSGYLYQKLTPLIDARNDSFFALSLKNNQIVLKEERYKADFLKTYDKHLLIAPETVKIALNNIYQFMTLVANPHQLVPNYLVQTQAERDLKKDN, encoded by the coding sequence ATGACTAAAAAAAACATTTTAATTTTAGACACTTCTACTAAAAGTCAAATAGTTGTTTTAAGTCAAGACAACCAAATCAAAACTTTACAACAAAAACTAATTGACCGCGACCATGTAGCGACTATCATTCCTTCGATTGATGCAGTTTTACAAGCTAATAAAATCACCTTACAAGAAATTGATCTTTTGGTAGTCGGAGTAGGGCCTGGCTCTTATACAGGCACTAGGGTTGCTGTTCTAACAGCTAAAATGCTTGCTTTTGTGCTTCAAATTCCTTTATATCAAATTAGTAGTTTACTTTTGTTAACTAGCGGTTATCTTTATCAAAAATTAACTCCTTTAATCGATGCTCGCAATGATTCTTTTTTTGCTTTGAGTCTCAAAAATAACCAAATTGTTTTAAAAGAAGAACGTTATAAGGCTGACTTTTTGAAAACATATGACAAGCATTTATTAATTGCCCCCGAAACTGTTAAAATTGCTCTTAATAACATTTATCAATTTATGACTTTGGTCGCAAATCCCCATCAATTAGTTCCTAATTATCTAGTCCAAACTCAAGCAGAACGAGATTTAAAAAAAGATAATTAA